Proteins from a single region of Pyrus communis chromosome 6, drPyrComm1.1, whole genome shotgun sequence:
- the LOC137736498 gene encoding CASP-like protein 2C1, which translates to MNQIVQSEKMKYGMAETEAFLRLSAVLILVLTACLVGFDSQTKYVVFFYRKATFRDLNALLLLVYVVSVAAGYNLLQVGKSSLSACFKPNLKVRTNIYLAWICFLLDQMAVYVTFGANSATFQASLLAVTGQEDFQWIKLCSKYTRFCFQIGGALTCGYAACIVMAFVSSISAFNLFRLYTPKQFLQLKTAG; encoded by the exons ATGAACCAGATTGTTCAGTCAGAGAAAATGAAGTATGGCATGGCAGAAACGGAGGCTTTTCTAAGGCTTTCTGCAGTTTTAATACTAGTCCTTACTGCATGTTTAGTAGGATTTGATTCCCAAACCAAATATGTAGTTTTCTTCTATCGAAAAGCCACCTTCAGAGATTTGAATGCACTCTT GCTTTTGGTTTATGTAGTTTCGGTGGCTGCGGGTTATAATTTGCTTCAAGTTGGAAAATCTTCTCTGTCAGCTTGCTTCAAACCAAATTTGAAAGTGCGGACTAATATATACCTAGCTTGGATTTGTTTCTTGTTGGATCAG ATGGCAGTGTACGTCACATTTGGTGCAAACTCAGCTACGTTCCAGGCTTCACTTTTAGCAGTAACAGGGCAAGAAGATTTTCAATGGATCAAGTTGTGCAGCAAATATACAAGATTTTGCTTTCAAATTGGTGGGGCTTTGACATGTGGATATGCAGCATGTATCGTAATGGCTTTCGTATCCTCCATCAGCGCTTTCAACCTCTTTAGGCTTTAcacaccaaaacaatttcttcaGTTAAAGACTGCAGGATGA